Genomic segment of Salvia hispanica cultivar TCC Black 2014 chromosome 2, UniMelb_Shisp_WGS_1.0, whole genome shotgun sequence:
ccatttattttttcctattttacttCTGAACTTCTTTAAGACATACTTTGtcgaaattttttgatattttaggaATCCAAATCTAacattattagtactatattattccATCTGTCTTATTGatgttcacatttttttttaaaaatttgttccGCTCAAGATGTACGCTTTCTATATttagagtgagaaaaaaatcataaataaactTGACTTTCAAATTTGTAATGCGTATACATATAATCATGGATACATTTTGCTTCTTTTCTTAGGGAAGAAAGAAAGACCTCATAAAAACATCAAGAAacataccaaaaataaagaaattagaaAACAAGCTATCTTTGATATGAtacatcaatattaattaaccAATGTcatcctcctcctcgtcctcgtccttACAAATCTAAGCTACCTCCGGTGAAAATGAACCCCGTACCTTGTACCATCACCACGAACCCGACCTTGAGCGCCTTCTTCCAAGCTGGGGGCTCCTGCTCCATAAACATCTTCCCAAAACTATACAAAATGTTGAGCCTCCCATCCCCGGCCCCCGCCACATTGAAGCTCAGCTCATTTTTAGCCCTATGACCTGAGTCAAAGAGAACCTTGACCGGTATCTTGACTTCACCGATGTACTTGTCTCCCAGCACTCTCTGACAGTAGAGCCTCACCACCACCTCCAATCCTGGGTCGCGGAGAGAGGCCTTGTTGATAGTGTAATTGAGAGTGAAGTTCCATCTAGGGTTTGACTCTCCGGCCATGTCCACGGTGGTTCGCTTGCTTGTTTTAGGTTCTCCGTTGAAGGAAACCTTGGCATAGACTTTCATCTTCCCGAACCACCGGATATTCGGGAGGTTTTTGGCTGAAACAAggattatttcaaattttctgaAGTCCATCAAAATATATTGGTGTGATTTTGTTAGAATTGGCAGGGGGGGTTCTCTTGTGATCGTTTGTTCATGGATGGATGGCTATTTACATGTGTTTATGATTCATTAGAGAAAGTTTCCCTTAATTAGTCAAATGGTTGGGggtgtaaaaaattaaagaaaacttAATAGAgacaacaaagaaaacaaattggTAGGAACTTCATTCGTATAGTCAATATATGTTACTATACCATAATAATTACTATATCTTGATTGGAAGCCTCATGGAAATTGACAACCTTGTAATGTGAATCATTGACAACTATGAtgttagaattaaaatttttaaattaaattgaaatgtCACCCACAGATAGCtgtaaaagaattaaaaatattaggtTAAATTGATATGTCACCCCCAGATAGCTGTAAAAGAATCattttcaaaatgttaaaCCCCAATGGTTTaaactcaaaccaaaaaaCTTCAACCCAACACCTCAAACAGGCAAAACAATcttttttacaaattacatagtcttatactataaatttaaaccAGAAACTTTATGCATAgcttttttcacatttttattctcaatttctaatatataataaatatacagAATATAATTGTTCAAAACGTTCTTTTtgtataattgaatttaaaagtaatttgagaaatagaaacttttgaaacagctcgaattttaatgtacaattggCAAAGTGGGAGAgaataattggtaaagtaagaaagatgtgataaaaataggtaaagtaagagagatgattataaaaaataatgaaaatggtaTTAGTAGATTGTtggaagtttctatttttaagggacggtcaaataaaaatagtttctactttaatttaaaGGGACGTAGGTAGTAAAAcataagagaaataaagaatgTGCGTAGTTTTAGTCTAGGATTTTAACTTGAAGAATAATCGATTTATAATAAACTAAGAAGAAGTCAAAATAACACTTCATTAGTCCACGAAAACatattcacatttttccattttggtcggTCCAATAAAATAAGTCtcatttatatttgagaaaaCTCTCTCactgtgtattttttttctctcctactttGTCGATAGATCAGTACAATTTGAGGCTATTCTTAGAACCGTCGACTACTCATTCGTATAATATCATCCGCCTTTTGCTAAGCCCGTTGAACTTGAGAAGCACTTATATATTGTTTccaactttcttttctttgatgTGGTATGGGTTTGCACCCGACAAACTCCCCTTTTAACCAAGACCACATCGGGAACATCTAATGCAATGCAATCGACTTTGGTCATTCAGGGCACGACCCTAAACTTGGGTCATCATGGGCCCAATCCTGAGTCATTCTAGGCCGAATTCGAACCTGAGTCAGACTGTATACAAGGTAAGACCATATGGTCTCCACTCCACCCCAAAATGAAGCTTAGCTGTTTAATTAACTCCCTATATATGTTGTTTCAGTATTTATACGAGAGATATTTTTCTATTAGTAGTCACAATTACGGCGTTTGATTCTCTGTCACATTAATTACCTAATTAAAAAGTACTTGAGTTCCAGTCAATTTACGCGTAGTGAATCGGTCTCGATGAAATATCGTTTGGggcaaattgaaaattgattagGATTATTTAGGCGAACATTAAACAATTCTGCATACGAATTGACAAATTGCACCCAACATTCTAGTAAATAATCAAGTGAATACTACTTTTACATTAATTATCTTAGTGTATTCCATCACTAAGTACCAACTATCGGTGATTGAAcaagaaaactaaaataatactaataataatattaaaaaatgaattaataagataatatgtttacattatcaattttttttaaaaaaattctcaatGTATATAGTTAcatttgaacaaaaaataTGATCGATTATGTGacatttgatttgtttatgaATTTGTTCTATCACATATCATTCAATGCATATGATCACATGAAACTTTCATTTAGCACGAACCATTTCACTATAACACGAAATCATTCAATTTGTGGGATCGCATGAGCCTTTGATCTTTGCATAAATATGTATTCTTACAATGCCATCAAAGGGTCCCAATAAAGTTAGTAGATTAATCTtgaaattacataataatcaaaGCAAACTGGACATTTTGGTCAATACATTGAACCTCCAAACAAAATTGAGGTGGCAATTTAGAGTCAATACAAATTAGTTATAGAagtcattatatttttctttatattattaaattaattcgcACAGCATATAATAAAAGTATCAATGGAGCCgttatatattgatagatttgtttgcataatttaaaaagaaaaaaaagtttgacacgttccaaaattttgacataTTACAATTTCTGTTATTACataatgtatgtatatatgtttttgtttgttgtgtgtgtttttggaTATGCATATGTTTATGTTAAGTTTTTCTATTATGCTTAGTTCTATTTACAAGTGTAGCTTTATGTTTCGTAATATGCATACTACTTTAttaagggtttttggctttttaaattaaaatctttccctcaattctgatttttcccatgaactatgagatttatttttaaaaccacgaactttcattttcttaggattttcccaacccgacccgatTAGCACATTGCCGACCCgaatagcataattcaaaatgttaaagttgtgttttgtttattcaaaagttgtcatttgttatgtaataattgtgacTATATGCATTATTGTGCCAAATAGGAtccaagtaatcaatttagtgacaaataggattaaaattgacatgtagACAACCCGGGTTTCGTCGTTGACCCGCTGGGGGAAAAATCCTACTTGAAGGGCAGATTCCGccaaatatatggaaatgcaCACGTCTTGAGATCTTGTCATTATCCTTCAACAATTTCGTGGCAATATTCCTCCAGAAATTGGGAGATTGGAAATGCTTACAGAGTTGTACTTGGGATACATTAATGGTTTTCGaggtattaattttttttttctattgtatAGTTCATATCCTTATATGCAAAATTGATCTAcacactaaatttttttataagaagTTTCtcattatgttattttataattttaggaGGAATTCCACCAGAAATAGGAAATCTTTCGAGACTAGAGATATTAAATATCGACAGTGCTTCTTTAACCGCAGATATTCCATGTTCAATCTTCAACATTTCTTCCTTGACAGAATTGAGCTTATCTGACAATAGCTTGTCAGGAATTGATTATAACAAGTTGACAGGTATGTCGATCCCATAATATCAAAGTTGTGACAGGTATGTCAcaacttttccttttttcatcAACGCAtttgtgacattttttatgttatactattaaaataagtGTAAAGATCAATTTTGGTCTtgaaaaaagagtaaagatCAATTTTGGTCTAAAATATATGactaaaatacaaatttgGCCAAGATGTATAtaaaacatttacttttttctgaATTGGGTcgataacaaatgaaaatgtcgctgaagtaatctttttttttacggttccttaaaaaaactaacggtcaacgctAATTGTATAGTGGCATAACCGTTAGATTTTAGACGGAACCGTAAAAAATGACCATTTCAACaaggatttcatttgttatggatctgtttttcaaaatgtgaatgttttggaccgGATTcgtattttgattatatatttaagaCCAAAATTTACctttacttttaaaaagttaaaaaaaataattatatctataatttcaaattgacAAACAAATATCTTCAACCTCTTTGATTGGGCCCAAAATGAACTTCATCTATCTATAACTTTACTTGAAGGTGATATTCCAccaaatatatggaaatgcaAACATCTTCAGACGTTAGATCTAGGATCCAACAATTTCAGTGGAAACATCCCTAGTACAATTGGAAATATGAGCACGCTTAGAGAGTTGTACTTGGGATACAATAATTTGACAGGTACATTGTACATGATCATTCCGTCCTTTTTATGATTTCATCACATTATCTGGATTCTACCTAGCAGGCAACAACTTTTCCATTTTGCAAGTATGGACTTTTAACAATTTATatgataacaaaaaaatcttaaGCATATACAGCCtgttaataaattttagaaataatttcTACCACTATCTCATAATAGGAGTCATATTTGGTATGagtacggattttaagaaatgtaaaaaaaaatgggttgaataaattagtggaCTACGGGTCTCacttatactatatatttgttttataataaaatttgagtggaataagttggtggaatgtggagtctacttaccatttatgataaaagtgaaatgtactccctctgtcccataagttttgtcacactttgaccgggcacgggttttaagaaatgcaatgaaaaatgagttgaaaagattagtggaatatgagtcctacttttatatactccctccatcccactcTATGTgtacacatttttctttttggaatgtcccaccctaaatgacatatttataaatatgaaaattcacTCTctatttttcctctctctcttactttattctctccacctaactcacaaaacaacactgcatgaaatctcgtgccgaattAGAAATGCTTCATTTagagtgggacgaagggagtattagttttataataaaatgtgagtgagaatgagttagtggaatatgaggtccattaccaaaaatggtaaaatagtaaaatgtgacaaattttataggacggatggaaatggaaaaatgtgataaactttctggaacggagggagtaactcttattgtgggacggaaccaaatggcaaaatgtgacttttattgCAGGAAGAAGGTAGTAgagttttatttcaaattgacAATGATAAACTTCAATTTGCATAGgtgaattatactccctccgtccctctttagtagaggcgtttcttttcggcacgggatttaagaaacattgtgttaagtgaggtaagtaaatgaataataaagtagaaaagaaaaaaggtagagagatgaagagagaataaagtatgagagaagaaaagttGTTGCTTtatgctaaaaaaggaaatgactctgCTACAGTGggaatacgactcagctaCCGAggcacggagggagtataattttttatgtataatattGTAATATTCATTGTACCATCTCGATTATGTTTGTATATCCGGCAGGTGAATTACCACAAGAGATTGGCACTCTGCCAAAACTCGAGGTTATCGACGTGTTCGGCAATTACTTATATGGAGTCATCCCATCTTCCATATTCAACATTTCCACATTGAAGTGGTTAGAGATGTCATTCAATGAGTTTTCTGGTACACTACCATCAGATTTGGGTAATTCACTTGTCAATCTTGAAATTCTCTATATAGCCAGTAACAGACTAAGTGGCCCAATTCCTAGCTCCATCACCAATGCTTCTAAACTCACAAATTTGGACTTGGCTACCAACTCATTTAGTGGCTCCATACCCCACTTTGGTAATTTGAAACTCCTACAAACACTTTACCTTTGGGAAAATAATTTGAGTGGAGCAGAATTTCCAACCCATGAATTGacatttctctcttcattaagtAATTGTCGACATTTCACTGCTCAATCTTTTTCCCACAACTTAGCTCTTTGCGGTCAAGTAGCCTTTCAAGTTCCACCATGCCTAGAAAATCACCATAAATCATGGTTGAAGAAACTCATTGTGCCTTCATTGGTTATAGTTGTCGTTGTGGTCATTGTGAAACTCACTCTCGTAAGAATGCGTAAACAGAAGAAAGTAGCACTCTCTACTGATACTTCACCGCCAACTGCTGAATACAGAAGAATTTCTTATATAGAACTTGAACGAGGAACAAGTTCATTTAGTGAAACCAACCTACTTGGAAGAGGTAGTTTTGGTTCTGTATTCGAAGCAATACTTTCCGATGGGTTGAAAGTTGCGGTAAAAGTGTTCAACTTGGACCTACAAGGAGCAGCAAAGAGCTTTGATGCTGAAACTACTATATTGAGCAACATTCGACATAGAAACTTGGTCCGAGTTATTGGATGTTGTTGTAACACGGAGTTTAAAGCAATTATTCTCACATACATGCCAAATGGGAGCTTGGATAAGTGGCTACACTCTGATATGTATTGTTTGGATC
This window contains:
- the LOC125206639 gene encoding probable LRR receptor-like serine/threonine-protein kinase At3g47570 — translated: MLTELYLGYINGFRGGIPPEIGNLSRLEILNIDSASLTADIPCSIFNISSLTELSLSDNSLSGIDYNKLTGDIPPNIWKCKHLQTLDLGSNNFSGNIPSTIGNMSTLRELYLGYNNLTGELPQEIGTLPKLEVIDVFGNYLYGVIPSSIFNISTLKWLEMSFNEFSGTLPSDLGNSLVNLEILYIASNRLSGPIPSSITNASKLTNLDLATNSFSGSIPHFGNLKLLQTLYLWENNLSGAEFPTHELTFLSSLSNCRHFTAQSFSHNLALCGQVAFQVPPCLENHHKSWLKKLIVPSLVIVVVVVIVKLTLVRMRKQKKVALSTDTSPPTAEYRRISYIELERGTSSFSETNLLGRGSFGSVFEAILSDGLKVAVKVFNLDLQGAAKSFDAETTILSNIRHRNLVRVIGCCCNTEFKAIILTYMPNGSLDKWLHSDMYCLDLIQRLKIAIDVASSLEYLHHGHTFPVVHCYIKPSNVLLDQDMTAHFADFGISKLFDGGETVIQTQTVATIGYAAPEFGMEGKVSINGDVYSFGILLLEMFTGKKPTDDMFGEERSLKEWVSEALEQNAATGIAAPALLSGEDQHYYAKEQCLLSIFELAMKCLFTSADERINMIEAAAALHKIYATIVAATGRRRRRPGYAFQVSVGNNGV